AATCCCCATGTGCATCGGAATGGTATACGTGAGCACGTCGAGTTCCTTGGCCCGCAGTGTCAGCCTCTGCCAACTTTCCCGAAGTTTCTCAAAATCCATGGTGCGAAGGTGCTTCGGAAGGTCCAGGTCGTCACCTTTGTCACTTGCAGAGGGACTCGGTCCGTTTCCGGGTAAGGAGTAATTGAGCATCCCGATTCTTACCTCAGCCCTGAATTGCTTTGCGATTTGCGGCAAATGTTCGAGGTGTAGATAGTTTGAGGATGTAAGCGTCACACCAAGAGCCAGGTTCGGCCGCGTGCTTTGCCGTGATTCCTTGCTCTTACGAAGGGCCTCCAGGCCTCTGAGCGCGTTTTCAAAAGATCTCGGGTTCTTGCATATTCTGTTGTGGATCTCTTCAGGCCCTTCGAGGGAAATGGAAACCGTGGACACACGGAGGTCCACCAGGTCTTCTGCGGTTTCAGGGGTGAGCAAAGTGCCGTTTGTTGCAATGGCCAAATCCAGACCATTGGATCGGATATGTCTAATCAGATCTCCGGCGAATCCGAGAAGAAAAATTTCGCCGCCGGAAAGCGCAATTCCCTTCACTCCCGAGGTCTTCAGATCATCAATAACCGATTTCCATTCGTCGAGCTTAAGTTCACTAAGTTTTTCAGCGTATTGTAGCATCCTCGAATCTTCATGCCTCAGATCGTGGGCCTGAGGGCACTGTTCGCATCGAAGATTGCACCTGTACGTCAGGTCGATCCAAGCCGTTTCGGGGAGAACCGACTTGCCGTCGCGGGCGAACATATATTTCCGAATATATCCGCTAGTTACTGTTGTAATGGTCGAATGCAGAAAAACCATCACTTGGAACAGTCTGGGATATTTTCGGAGCAGATCTATCAGGCGTTGTTTCATTGGTGCTAATGGATCATCGGGCCTTATCGGCCGCTGGGTTCGCCGTGGGTGACACTCGTGACTTCCCGACAATGCCGCGGCGGCGATAAAGCCATGACAGGATCAAAGCGCTCAAGGCCAAATATTGAAAGAGAGAGATAATCTGAATGCCGCGGCTTCCGTGGGAAGGGGACAAGTCCAGGTACTGGATTTTGCTCCCCAAGAGAGTAAGCAGGATCAGACCTCCCGAGTAGGGACTTGGATAGTCGGGTACCGGCCAGAGGACTCTCTCCGAGAGCAGTTGGCAGAAGACCAGGACAACTACCAGAGGGAGTGTCAGCAATTCCTTGTTGTCCTCTATTGCCCGTCCGACCAGCAGATAAACCACCGGCATGGCCCAGAAGAGGAATTTCACTGTGTCAGTGCCGCCTATCCATGCAAGGGCCGCGAGGCCCAGCAAATAGACCAGCATAAATTGGTTGGTCCGCAAAAACGATCCTGTCCTCCGCCAGTTGTACAACAACAATACCAAAACCGGGCCGTAAGCCACGAACCAGCTATGTATGTAAAGGGCCAACGACTGATTGTAACCCCAAACAACCGCTCTCTTGATGTATGAATAATTCGACGTAGGGGTAACCAAATACAGCACGGCGAGCCAACTCAATAATGCAAAAGCCAGGGGCAGAAAAAGTGCCGTCGGTGTTTGCCCGATCATTCTAGATACTGTTGGCTGGGCTGGTGCTGCCGACAGTGAGTCTTGGCGAGCCACCGGATTCGCGGCAAACAGCGATGCGATCGGTATAATCAGACACGCTTCTCGAAAGGCAACGCCCAGAAAGGATACAAATGTCAGACAAGCCACCTTGCCGAACGTGGGTTTTACTGCTACCCGTTGAATCGCAAGAAGCCCCATGAGCAAGAACGCCAGCAACCACGGCTCTATATATGCCGGATGATAGTACACGTATCTGACCGGCCCATGCCATTGAGCCATAAAAATAAGGACCAGGAAAGCTCGAATTGTCCAATCCTGCAAGTAGAGTCGAAGCCAAAGTGTGAGCAAAATGACCGTGATCAGGTTGCCGACAATATTCACCACCTTGAAGCCCAGCAATAGGTCATGCTTGAACAACGAGGCGAGAAGGGGCGTTCCGATGCGATAGACAAAAGGGGCTGCTGCTTCAGGCAGTTTTCTTTGCGAGAACTGCTCGGCCATAGAGTAATACTCTACGCCGTCCCAACCTCTCCCGCCGTTCAGAGAAACCGGTTCCTGAAAAACCTGGCTGCCCAGATTGACCAAGATAAACGCGAGGAGGATTATCGAGACCTCTATTGCCGCACTAGGTTTGGAGCATTTTCCCATTATTTAAGGCAAGGGTTTGAGTTTGTTCCGAGTGGCCCGGAGAAATCCAAGGCCGGTCTAAGTGCTTTCGTTCCATAGGACGTGGCGCCGCAATGGCTTCTAACATGCTTAATGGGATCTAAGCTGCTGAGCTACAGGCCTGAGAATCAACTCGTCCAACAACAATTTTGCAACCTCGCGATGCAGAGCTTTACTGGGAGGAGCGTCGAAAGGGTTGACAACGAGTCCTGAAATTTTTCTGCCACTACCCAAACTAGCCGCATTCGGATAAAAATTTTGGGACTCGGTATAGACCTCTGACCGGTCCTTGCTTCGGGCATGATACCGCCGGGTCGGCCGGGATCTCACTTGGCGGATCCGAATTTGGCGGCAAAGGACCTCGGGCCTTGCCCGCCTTGGTTTCTTATTGAATGAGACAGAATTTCCCTCAAGAACAAGGGGAAGAATGATAGGACCAGCAGCGCGGGAATCATTTGCACCCTTTGCCTCACCATCAGCCCTTCGTTGGGAAGATAGGTAAAGAATATCGAAAACACCAGGCAGACAAGAACAGCCGCCTGTATTGCAGGAGTCCTGATTGCCAGACGCCGTTCGAACGGTGTCATTCTGAGCCATCCGAAAATCATCAAGAGCGTGACGGTCCAGGTTTCCATCGAGCTGATCAAGATCCTGAATGATCTGATCTCCCAGGGGAAAGGGCGAAAGAATATGGAAGTGAAGCCGGAGACGAAAAAGATCGCCCCTTCTCCTCCATATTCTATTTTCGAACTGCCCGCTTCACCGGCCAGCTGCGCGCTTTGCTGCCTTGCCAGGCGATCAATTGCAGAAGTTGGGGATGAAAGCTCAACACCGACCGCTTTGTGTAATCCAGCTTCGACAAAGGGGAGTGCCATCAACAGTATTACGGCATAAACTCTTTGACCGCGTTGGAAAAAGCTTACGCTGGCGCAAGAGCCCAGCCAGACTGCGCAAACATGAGGACGCAAAACAGCCATCACTACCACACCCGCAATAGCTCCCGGATTCAACAGTTCGCTTGAATTACGCCGGGGAAACACGAGAGAAAAGACCTGACATCCTCCCCAATACATGAAAGCTTCCTTCAGATTGCTGGTGGCCCAAAATACCGTTGAGGGGAAGAAAATGATAAACAAGAGCCAAAAGGATTGTGTCCTGCCGTAAGGCAAAAGGCTGCCAAAGGATCTGGAGAGGACCAGCCCGCCCCAAAACGCGGCCCAGCCGTTTATCACAACAGGCAGCGTGGGAGAGCAACCTGTTATTAATTGGAGATAGGCAAGATATGCGAGGTAAGCCTCATTTCCCAAAGGCCATGCCTCCTGGAAAGGCCAGTGACCTCTGCTGATTTCCACCGCGGCTTTTGTTGCCTGTGTCCAATGAACAT
This sequence is a window from Desulfomonile tiedjei. Protein-coding genes within it:
- a CDS encoding radical SAM protein, whose protein sequence is MKQRLIDLLRKYPRLFQVMVFLHSTITTVTSGYIRKYMFARDGKSVLPETAWIDLTYRCNLRCEQCPQAHDLRHEDSRMLQYAEKLSELKLDEWKSVIDDLKTSGVKGIALSGGEIFLLGFAGDLIRHIRSNGLDLAIATNGTLLTPETAEDLVDLRVSTVSISLEGPEEIHNRICKNPRSFENALRGLEALRKSKESRQSTRPNLALGVTLTSSNYLHLEHLPQIAKQFRAEVRIGMLNYSLPGNGPSPSASDKGDDLDLPKHLRTMDFEKLRESWQRLTLRAKELDVLTYTIPMHMGIDEIIRWYSDPDYAYAAKCLAPWNFVYIDPYGRLLNCMLGNTMGDLRIASVAEVYNSAVYREFRNELRSCGLYKACSRCCMLSNRVWSLVPNLTSWAQKL